A region of Chloroflexota bacterium DNA encodes the following proteins:
- a CDS encoding PDZ domain-containing protein, protein MSKSPSLKFEETIQAPADQVYRALTNAAALQSWFADFAEINATKGGRFYAWWNTGYYAVGTVKKCKPDEKIKLVWFGKGEPEATQVIFSLAEKDNATHVKIKHKGVGKVALWTDDNEKQIRDGWQRALANLKSVLETGLDKRIFDLPMLGVFPAALVDEKMIAELDLPIETGVRISGVLAGMSAESAGLQGNDVIFSINGHELKTFPDFGKAIAGKQAGERVDVVFYRGSEAKTVEMVLSGRPAPKLPSSAAELAQQTAAIYAEVDAELNALFKGVSEKEAAARPAPEEWSAKETLAHLIYSERWLHLAITCFIGNYRTGGFHNDLGMHTAIANAYSLPDLIAELKRCEAITVAAVRELPDEFIADKRRLMELVQNVGEYGFALHTRSHFPQIQAAIEAVRAHTADG, encoded by the coding sequence CAGCCGCGCTTCAAAGCTGGTTTGCTGACTTCGCCGAAATTAATGCCACGAAGGGCGGCCGGTTTTATGCCTGGTGGAATACGGGGTATTATGCTGTTGGAACAGTAAAAAAATGTAAGCCAGATGAAAAAATTAAACTCGTATGGTTTGGCAAGGGAGAGCCGGAAGCCACGCAGGTAATATTTTCACTCGCGGAAAAAGACAACGCCACCCATGTAAAAATCAAACACAAGGGCGTGGGAAAAGTGGCCCTCTGGACGGACGACAACGAAAAACAAATCCGTGATGGATGGCAGCGCGCCCTGGCAAATTTAAAATCGGTACTCGAAACCGGTCTGGACAAACGCATTTTTGACCTCCCCATGTTGGGCGTTTTCCCTGCCGCACTGGTGGACGAGAAGATGATCGCGGAGTTGGATTTACCGATTGAAACTGGCGTGCGCATCAGCGGCGTGTTGGCAGGCATGTCGGCAGAATCCGCCGGTTTACAAGGCAATGACGTAATTTTTAGCATTAATGGCCACGAACTAAAAACCTTCCCTGATTTTGGCAAGGCCATCGCTGGCAAACAGGCCGGTGAAAGGGTAGATGTGGTCTTCTACCGCGGGAGTGAAGCCAAGACTGTAGAAATGGTACTCTCCGGGCGTCCAGCCCCCAAACTGCCATCATCTGCGGCAGAACTTGCGCAACAAACCGCCGCAATCTACGCAGAAGTGGATGCCGAGTTAAACGCGCTCTTCAAGGGAGTCAGCGAAAAAGAAGCCGCAGCACGTCCGGCCCCTGAGGAATGGAGCGCAAAAGAAACTCTGGCGCACCTGATCTATTCTGAACGCTGGCTGCATCTGGCAATCACCTGCTTTATCGGAAACTATCGTACCGGAGGTTTCCACAACGATCTGGGAATGCACACTGCCATCGCCAATGCATATTCCCTGCCCGATTTAATTGCCGAACTCAAACGCTGCGAAGCGATTACTGTGGCAGCAGTCCGAGAACTGCCAGATGAGTTCATCGCCGACAAACGCCGTCTTATGGAATTAGTACAAAATGTCGGAGAGTATGGGTTTGCTCTGCACACGCGCAGCCACTTCCCGCAAATCCAGGCTGCTATTGAGGCTGTCCGCGCTCATACCGCAGATGGATAG